A genomic stretch from Eriocheir sinensis breed Jianghai 21 chromosome 31, ASM2467909v1, whole genome shotgun sequence includes:
- the LOC127005817 gene encoding protein rhomboid-like — protein MSGKRTRSFKCAVHHRDRQVASENDFHLLLYEPPIFNKMVRLIADEFLTEERDRKYYADHYRCWPPPLFVIAVTLVQLGVFAYYTIITGEMNVPGPVAVDSPFIYRPDKRQQVWRFIFYAYLHMGWVHLAFNLLVQLLVGLPLEMVHGSARIGTVYLAGVLAGSLGTSVFDADVYLVGASGGVYALLAAHLANVLINYNNMQFGILRLIGVFFFASADVGYAIYDRYAHETAGLPVSYVAHLTGALAGLTLGLVVLKNFEQRLHEQLLWWVALGVYAACTLFAVLFNLLHPYPYLGVAQGLQL, from the exons ATGAGCGGCAAGAGGACTCGATCGTTCAAATGTGCCGTTCATCACAGAGATCGCCAAGTCGCCTCTGAGAACgacttccaccttctcctttacGAACCCCCAATCTTCAACAA AATGGTTCGCCTCATCGCGGACGAGTTCCTGACGGAGGAGCGCGACAGAAAGTACTACGCGGACCACTACAGGTGTTGGCCGCCGCCGCTCTTCGTCATCGCCGTCACTCTAGTCCAG CTCGGGGTGTTCGCCTACTACACGATCATCACCGGCGAGATGAACGTGCCGGGCCCCGTGGCCGTGGACTCGCCCTTCATCTACAGACCAGACAAGCGGCAGCAGGTCTGGAGGTTCATCTTCTACGCTTACCTTCATATGGG GTGGGTCCACTTAGCCTTCAACCTACTAGTGCAGCTGCTGGTGGGGCTGCCGCTGGAGATGGTGCACGGCTCGGCCAGGATAGGCACCGTGTACCTGGCGGGGGTGCTGGCCGGCTCCCTCGGTACGTCCGTCTTCGATGCGGACGTGTACCTGGTGGGGGCGTCCGGCGGGGTGTACGCACTGCTCGCGGCTCACCTCGCTAACGTGCTTATAAACTACAACAACATGCAGTTCGGCATCTTGAGGCTAATCGGCGTCTTCTTTTTCG CGAGCGCCGACGTGGGCTACGCCATCTATGACAGATACGCGCACGAGACGGCGGGTCTGCCCGTGTCGTACGTGGCGCACCTTACCGGGGCGTTGGCGGGCCTCACGCTGGGCTTGGTTGTCCTAAAGAATTTCGAGCAGCGCCTACATGAGCAGCTGCTGTGGTGGGTGGCGCTCGGGGTGTACGCGGCGTGCACGCTGTTCGCCGTGCTGTTCAACCTGCTGCACCCATACCCCTACCTGGGCGTGGCTCAGGGGCTGCAGCTCTAA